The proteins below come from a single Eucalyptus grandis isolate ANBG69807.140 chromosome 3, ASM1654582v1, whole genome shotgun sequence genomic window:
- the LOC104437460 gene encoding LOW QUALITY PROTEIN: putative pentatricopeptide repeat-containing protein At5g52630 (The sequence of the model RefSeq protein was modified relative to this genomic sequence to represent the inferred CDS: inserted 1 base in 1 codon) produces MLHAISYVKFLHVPTSSKLQTRILSTVPANSAPAKHGMRLVSFRTNGVMLKPRSRSWGLTHLTREVYYQFGRAKFTRSAHNVVNSNRSTFESNRVLKDLSKGGRIDDARKLFDEMLERDEYTWNTMVAAYANSGRFDEAEELFEEAPCKSSVTWSSLISGYCRHGRPGEGFRFFWLMQLDGQKPTQFSLGSVLRACAVSGSLQRGEQIHGYAMKTNFDHNDFVVTGLIDMYAKCRSISEAEYLFATVPERSNHALWSAMITGYSQNGDAYKAMECFKEMRKQGIEFDEYSLPSILATCAAVSADAFGAQVHCCIMRSGYAVSAFVQSALVDMYAKCGDLNSAKLVIEATDIDGVVSWNSMIMGCMRQGCEEEALYLFKKMHGRDMKIDDFTYTSVLKSLASTMDLKLAKSVHCLILKTGFEAYRLVSNALIDMYAKQREITCACEVFKCMLXKDVISWTSLVTGYAHNGLFEEALRLFCDMTAEGICPDEMVISSILSASAELTALEFGQQVHGIFVKSGHAISTSVGNSLISMYARCGCIEDADRVFNSMHVAGVITWTALIMGYARNGKAKESLETYNRMVASGVKPDYISFIGLLFACSHACLVQEGRMYFESMTKTYGIKPGPEHYASMIDLLGRSGKLAEAEELLNQMSVEPDPTIWKALLAACRVHKNLELGERAARNLFKLEPMNSVPYVLLANIYFASGKLEEAAKIWGLMKSRGINKEPGCSWVGINGQVHTFVSEDRGHPRMSDIYSKIDEVMRLIKKAGYVPDLSLALHDVDEEGKELGLAYHSEKLAVAFGLLAVPQGGPIRIYKNLRVCGDCHVAMRYISHVFSRHIVLRDSNRFHHFREGVCSCGDYW; encoded by the exons ATGCTTCATGCGATATCTTATGTTAAATTTCTACACGTTCCCACATCGTCGAAGCTTCAGACAAGGATCTTGTCGACCGTTCCGGCAAATTCCGCCCCAGCAAAACATGGGATGCGCCTTGTCAGCTTCCGCACAAATGGGGTGATGTTGAAGCCAAGATCACGTTCGTGGGGCCTTACCCACCTCACTCGAGAGGTATATTATCAGTTTGGTCGGGCTAAATTCACAAGGTCTGCGCACAACGTCGTCAATTCGAATCGTAGCACCTTCGAATCCAACCGGGTACTGAAGGACTTGTCTAAAGGAGGTCGAATTGATGATGCCCGGAAGctgttcgatgaaatgctcgaGAGAGATGAGTACACGTGGAACACCATGGTCGCCGCTTATGCCAATTCAGGGAGGTTCGATGAGGCTGAAGAGCTTTTCGAGGAGGCTCCATGTAAGAGTTCGGTCACCTGGTCCTCCCTCATTTCAGGGTATTGTCGGCATGGGCGTCCTGGCGAAGGTTTTAGGTTCTTCTGGCTAATGCAGTTGGACGGTCAGAAGCCCACCCAGTTTAGCTTGGGCAGCGTGCTTAGAGCGTGTGCTGTGTCGGGTTCTCTCCAAAGAGGTGAGCAGATTCATGGCTATGCTATGAAAACAAATTTCGACCATAATGATTTTGTTGTCACGGGTCTTATAGACATGTATGCGAAGTGCAGAAGCATCTCTGAGGCAGAGTATCTCTTTGCGACGGTTCCTGAAAGGAGTAATCATGCACTCTGGAGTGCCATGATCACCGGGTATTCTCAGAATGGTGATGCATATAAAGCAATGGAGTGTTTTAAGGAAATGAGGAAGCAAGGAATTGAATTCGATGAGTACAGTTTACCTAGTATACTAGCAACTTGTGCAGCAGTTTCAGCTGATGCTTTTGGGGCACAGGTGCATTGCTGCATCATGAGGAGTGGATATGCAGTTAGTGCATTTGTTCAGAGTGCGCTGGTTGACATGTATGCAAAATGTGGAGATTTGAACAGTGCTAAGTTGGTGATAGAGGCTACGGATATTGATGGTGTGGTTTCTTGGAACTCAATGATTATGGGTTGTATGAGGCAGGGGTGTGAAGAGGAAGCACTATacctatttaagaaaatgcatGGAAGAGATATGAAGATTGATGATTTTACTTACACATCTGTTCTAAAGTCTCTTGCTTCCACGATGGATTTGAAACTCGCAAAGTCGGTGCACTGTCTGATCTTAAAGACAGGATTTGAGGCTTATCGACTAGTGAGCAATGCACTCATCGACATGTATGCTAAACAAAGAGAGATTACTTGCGCATGTGAGGTGTTCAAGTGTATGC GAAAAGACGTCATTTCATGGACTTCCCTGGTCACAGGATACGCACACAATGGCCTCTTTGAAGAAGCTCTCAGGTTGTTTTGTGACATGACAGCCGAGGGTATTTGTCCTgatgaaatggttatttccAGTATTTTAAGTGCTTCTGCTGAATTGACAGCTTTAGAATTTGGGCAACAAGTTCATGGAATTTTTGTGAAATCAGGCCATGCTATTTCAACATCAGTTGGCAATTCTCTCATCTCAATGTATGCAAGATGCGGATGCATAGAAGATGCTGATCGAGTGTTCAACTCAATGCATGTAGCGGGCGTAATCACATGGACGGCTCTTATCATGGGTTATGCACGTAATGGCAAAGCAAAAGAATCTTTAGAGACCTACAATCGCATGGTTGCGAGTGGAGTGAAGCCTGATTACATCTCTTTTATTGGCCTATTATTTGCATGCAGCCATGCCTGTCTTGTACAAGAAGGTCGCATGTACTTTGAATCCATGACCAAGACTTATGGAATAAAGCCAGGCCCTGAGCACTATGCTTCAATGATTGACCTCTTAGGGCGCTCTGGAAAACTTGCTGAGGCTGAAGAATTGCTTAATCAAATGTCTGTGGAACCAGATCCAACGATTTGGAAGGCACTACTCGCTGCGTGCCGGGTACACAAAAACTTGGAACTGGGAGAGAGGGCAGCAAGGAATCTTTTCAAATTGGAACCTATGAATTCTGTTCCTTACGTTCTCCTAGCTAATATATATTTTGCCTCTGGTAAACTGGAAGAGGCTGCAAAAATCTGGGGTTTGATGAAATCAAGAGGAATCAACAAAGAGCCTGGTTGTAGTTGGGTTGGGATCAATGGCCAAGTTCACACCTTTGTATCTGAAGATAGAGGGCATCCAAGAATGTCTGATATCTATTCAAAGATTGATGAAGTAATGCGATTAATTAAGAAAGCTGGTTATGTTCCAGACTTAAGTTTGGCACTACATGATGTTGATGAAGAGGGCAAAGAGCTTGGTCTTGCCTATCACAGTGAGAAATTGGCTGTTGCCTTTGGGCTGCTTGCTGTGCCCCAAGGAGGACCCATTCGAATTTATAAGAATCTTCGAGTATGTGGTGACTGTCACGTTGCCATGAGATATATATCACACGTGTTTAGTCGCCACATAGTTCTGAGGGATTCCAATCGCTTTCATCATTTTAGGGAAGGGGTCTGCTCATGTGGAGATTATTGGTGA